Proteins co-encoded in one Zalophus californianus isolate mZalCal1 chromosome 9, mZalCal1.pri.v2, whole genome shotgun sequence genomic window:
- the EPC1 gene encoding enhancer of polycomb homolog 1 isoform X3, translating to MVIPVPEAESNIAYYESIYPGEFKMPKQLIHIQPFSLDAEQPDYDLDSEDEVFVNKLKKKMDICPLQFEEMIDRLEKGSGQQPVSLQEAKLLLKEDDELIREVYEYWIKKRKNCRGPSLIPSVKQEKRDGSSTNDPYVAFRRRTEKMQTRKNRKNDEASYEKMLKLRRDLSRAVTILEMIKRREKSKRELLHLTLEIMEKRYNLGDYNGEIVSEVMAQRQPMKPTYAIPIIPITNSSQFKHQEAMDVKEFKANKQDKADLTRPKRKYEKKPKVLPSSAATAPQQTSPAALPVFNAKDLNQYDFPSSDEEPLSQVLSGSSEAEEENDPDGPFAFRRKAGCQYYAPHLDQTGNWPWTSPKDGGLGDVRYRYCLTTLTVPQRCIGFARRRVGRGGRVLLDRAHSDYDSMFQHLDLEMLSSPQHSPVNQFANTSETNTSDKSFSKDLSQILVNIKSCRWRHFRPRTPSLHDSDNDELSCRKLYRSLNRTGTAQPGTQTCSTSTQSKSSSGSAHFAFTAEQYQQHQQQLALMQKQQLAQIQQQQQQANSNSAATTAQNLASNQQKSGFRLNLHHSHSIQGLERTLQGFVSKTLDSASAQFAASALVTSEQLMGFKMKDDVVLGIGVNGVLPASGVYKGLHLSSTTPTALVHTSPSTAGSTLLQPSNMTQTSSSHSALSHQVTAANSATTQVLIGNNIRLTVPSSVATVNSIAPINARHIPRTLSAVPSSALKLAAAANCQVSKVPSSSAVDSVPRENHDSEKPALNNIADNTVAMEVT from the exons CTTTTAGTTTGGACGCTGAACAGCCTGATTATGATTTGGATTCTGAAGATGAAGTATTtgtgaataaactaaaaaagaaaatggacatcTGCCCATTGCAATTTGAGGAGATGATTGACCGTCTAGAAAAAGGCAGTGGTCAGCAG CCAGTCAGTCTGCAGGAAGCCAAGCTACTGCTAAAAGAAGATGATGAATTAATTAGAGAAGTTTATGAATACtggattaaaaagagaaaaaactgtcGAGGGCCATCTCTTATCCCATCAGTAAAACAAGAGAAGAGAGATGGTTCCAGCACAAATGATCCTTATGTGGCTTTTAGAAGACGTACTGAAAAAATGCAGACTCGAAAA AATCGCAAAAATGATGAAGCCTCttatgaaaaaatgcttaaacTGCGTCGAGATCTGAGTCGGGCTGTTACTATTCTAGAGatgataaaaagaagagaaaagagtaaAAGGGAGCTATTGCACTTAACACTGGAAATTATGGAAAAGAG gtaTAATTTGGGTGACTACAATGGAGAGATCGTGTCCGAGGTTATGGCACAGAGACAGCCAATGAAACCTACTTATGCCATCCCCATCATCCCTATTACTAATAGCAGTCAATTTAAACATCAGGAAGCAATGGATGTGAAGGAGTTCAAAGCAAATAAG CAAGATAAAGCCGATCTTACCCGACCTAAACGTAAATATGAAAAGAAGCCCAAAGTCTTACCATCGTCTGCTGCTACAGCCCCTCAGCAGACGAGTCCTGCTGCACTGCCAGTCTTTAATGCTAAAGATTTAAATCAGTATGACTTTCCCAGCTCGGATGAAGAACCTCTCTCCCAG gttttgtctGGCTCTTCGGaagctgaagaagaaaatgatccTGATGGTCCTTTTGCTTTCCGTAGGAAAGCAGGCTGTCAGTACTATGCT cctcacTTAGACCAAACTGGCAACTGGCCTTGGACTAGTCCTAAAGATGGAGGATTAGGGGATGTACGATATAGATACTGCTTAACTACCCTCACCGTACCCCAAAGGTGTATTGGATTTGCACGAAGACGGGTTGGGCGCGGCGGAAG GGTCTTACTGGACAGAGCTCACTCAGACTATGACAGTATGTTTCAACATCTGGATTTGGAAATGCTTTCCTCTCCACAACATTCTCCAGTCAATCAGTTTGCCAATACCTCAGAAACAAATACCTCGGACAAATCTTTCTCTAAAGACCTCAGTCAGATACTAGTCAATATCAAATCATGTAGATGGCGGCATTTTAGGCCTCGGACACCATCCCTACATGACAGTGACAATGATGAACTCTCCTGTAGGAAATTATATAGGAGTTTAAATCGAACAGGAACAGCACAACCCGGGACCCAGACATGCAGTACCTCCACGCAAAGTAAAAGTAGCAGTGGTTCAGCACATTTTG CATTTACAGCCGAACAGTACCAGCAACATCAGCAGCAACTGGCACTAATGCAGAAACAGCAGCTTGCACAAATtcagcaacaacaacagcaagCAAATAGTAATTCCGCCGCCACCACTGCACAG AACCTTGCATCTAACCAGCAGAAAAGTGGCTTTCGCCTGAATCTACATCATAGCCATTCTATACAGGGTTTAGAAAGAACGTTACAG ggTTTTGTTTCCAAGACTTTGGATTCTGCTAGTGCTCAGTTTGCTGCTTCTGCTTTGGTGACATCAGAACAGCTGATGGGATTCAAGATGAAGGATGATGTGGTGCTTGGAATTGGGGTGAATGGTGTCCTTCCAGCCTCAG gaGTATACAAGGGCTTACACCTCAGTAGTACTACACCAACAGCACTTGTACACACGAGTCCATCAACGGCAGGTTCAACTTTGTTACAGCCTTCAAACATGACACAGACTTCAAGTTCCCACAGTGCACTGAGTCATCAAGTAACTGCTGCCAATTCTGCAACAACTCAGGTTCTGATTGGGAACAACATTCGATTAACTGTCCCTTCATCAGTTGCCACTGTAAACTCTATTGCCCCCATAAACGCACGACATATACCTAGGACTTTAAGTGCTGTTCCATCGTCTGCCTTAAAGCTGGCTGCCGCAGCAAACTGTCAAGTCTCCAAGGTTCCATCTTCATCCGCTGTAGATTCAGTTCCAAG GGAAAATCATGATTCAGAAAAGCCAGCACTAAACAACATAGCAGACAATACAGTAGCAATGGAGGTGACGTAG